DNA from Eucalyptus grandis isolate ANBG69807.140 chromosome 5, ASM1654582v1, whole genome shotgun sequence:
AGATACATCAAACATAATGAACCTCTGAACTAATGGCATATTAGGGGATCCCAAGGAAATCACAGAGATGCTCAAAGGTGCAAAAATGTCAaaccaaggaaagaaaaaccaaatgtGCTTTTCATATAGAAGAAAGGTGTGAAAAATGATATAATGTTGACTGAAAGATTGATTACAATTGTAATTCATGGCATACAGAAGAAAGAGCACTTCCTAAGGTGTCCCTGATTTCTCATAACATAATGGCCAATTGCTCTCCCGTTGAACTTCTGAAAAAATATTACCCTAATAAGAGAGAAGGGAAAGTCCAATTTCAGACTCATGTTTTTCTTCCCTAATTTACTgtgatgttttttcttttggtttttcaatTAAGTTTTCTAACTAACTTCCTCCATCTAAGATAATTAGAAAGAAACGGATTGTTTGCAACATAAATCAGCAGATAAACAAGACACCCTCTATGACACCCTCGCCCaccacccaaaaaaagaaaaaaaaaaaaaacataggacACCCTCACCCTTTTCAATGTCATCATCATCCAAATCTAGATCACCTCCCCTTGGaccttcttcatcatcatcaccagCCCTTTTGTTGAGTCCTAGCCTACTCTTCCTTgctgcctcttcttcttcatcttcctctccCTTGTCTGATGCATTACCTTCATCATCGTTACCACTTGTCTTTTTACGTCCcctcccaccaccaccaccaccactgccTCCTCCACTACCATCCTTGTCTTCGGATTTCTCAACCTCACCAAAGGCAGCAGCTCCGTTGTTAGCAGCTTTCATCATCCACCTCTGATAACCATCAGCAGTTTTCTTTctgttcttcatcttctcttctgcttcCTCCAGGGTAAGTTGCTTGTACTGCGCAACTTTGTTAAAGTTGTACCTGTAAAACATGTGACCGGTTTGTCACCACTCCATTTACATTATATATGACTTGTATAGCAGCACGTAATGCCTTGGCTTGACTCAGACAAGCATAACAGATTCACAGCCTTTCTACAACAAGGGTAATAAAGGAACACCAACTGCCTCACAGGAACACAATTATAAGCTCCCAAATTATTAACAGAAATTTTATGGTATTGCAATCAGCCTGCCTCACTTTCTTTACACCACCTTAAGGCAAAGGTGTTTGGTTGAAACCCAATTTGCATGGCATGTTATTTAATATTTCCTAGATGAATAATCCCTTTCCTCACTAATACGAGCAATCTCTGCCTAAGATATTGACATTACACTCTTGTTGAGCATTTTGCTCTTTCATCATGTATAGAGGCCACATTAAATTATCTTCATTCTTGAATCTATCTTATTGTGCAAATATCCTGCCACTCAATGTAGTTCTGGTGCAAGTTTAACTAATTCACTATATATGTGAAAGAAATTCACTTCAAAAGCcataaaaacacaaattttccCCCAATTTAACCATGAAAGGGGATTTTGTCCGACAATTATTTCCAGATTTGTTTATAATCCAACGTAAGCAGTCCCAAGGAGTACAATTTgtatgaccaaaaaataaaatataataaaaggaGTACAATTTGTAGAAATTGCAACCCCACCCACCAGGCTAGAACCTTTGTATGCTGAAGAAAAGCCTAGAAGAGAGGAAAATCacatataaaatattaattagcAATGAGTTTTTCATACCAAGAACCAGCAGGGATAGCAGCAAACTCCTTTCCTTGAAGCATTAATAGGTAGTAAGTAGCTGATTGGGAACCTTCAAGATGGCCGTGATACTGAGACTGTCCCGTTTCATCCTCCAAAAGCCAGGGTTTATTCTTATATTTCTCCTATGAGATGCAATTGTGCCAAAGAACAACAAGAGCATCAAAGATGAAGGCAGCATCAGACCCGCCGTGTATTAATTTGAATGCAATTAGAACATTGCAGACCCCTTAAATGAAATCTATTTACAAACCTTAGCATGCCAATATGAGCACCACAATAAGAATTGTTGAGACCAAGATATAACAGAGTCAGATGCTTAAAACCATAATCATAGAAGCTGAAAATTTGAGAGATAAATACctcaaagataaagaaaagttaCCGCCATCTTTTAACATTTAAACCATGAGAGAACTAAAACTGAACCTATCTAGTCATATTAAACCACTGTAATCCATAATGACATATGCAAAAGGAGGACTATAACGACATAACGATAAATTACTGCGAACTCAAAGCGTGTTACTCAACAAAATGCATCAGGAAAGAGGATTACAACCAAAAGGATGATTAACTAAACAGAAGTGAGAACATTTGACACATCCTTCAACTCCTATATATGGAAATAAGCAGTGCCGATTTCGAAATGAGAGGGACAGGAACGATGTTGACCATTTAAAGAGACAATCTATGAACTTCCAAAAATAGCGAGAGGGGAAGTCCATAGATGAGGAGAATCCATCCGTACCCGCAAGGTATCCGTAACTTGACGCCCCTGCAGCCCTTCCTTCTGCGCAGACCACCTATTCTCCGcgctcttcttcttcgagaAATTCGGCAAACCACTGACAAATCTACCAATGAAGTAGTTCTTCTCACTGCTGGGACCAGCCCTGACATTATATTCCTACATAACGCACAACATACACAGCAATTCAGCTCCCACTCATGTTCCCTTACCACCCACAATACGCGCATCTCAGCTTCCAACAACACAGAAAAAACATAGACAGCTTGTAACCTCCTCCCCTCACAAAAACTCAATCACCTAAATCGACTAACTAAACAATCCAAAAAACGAGTAACGAACACATCCAAACGCGCCACGTCAATCCGCCGAAGGCAACGGaaaagagagagacggagagagggCCAAACCCTAATCAAGCGAGTGAGCGTGGCGCCGCACTCGTAGCACTTCGCCCGGGACTCCGCCATCGCCTTGCCGCAGGTGGAGCAGAGCGTCATGTGCTTGCAGTTGCTGCCGTAGAGATCCGCCGCCGCGCCGCAGCCGCCGCACGTCGGCTTCAACACCAGATCGAACGACATCCTCCCttcccccgcccccgccccgcccccgccccTCTTCGTGTCCACCGAACCGCGCGGAATCCGCCGGAGAAAGCTGCAGcgaagacgagagagagagatttctcGGGAAGACGAACCGCTAGGGTTTGCGATCGGTACGAGCGGCTTCCACCCTAATCCGCCGGCGACGGAGGTCGGCGTTCGATCGGGATCGGCGATTTTCGGTCGTTTCGTTTCGTTTCGATTCGATTCAATTGTTAGTTGATGCTCCGCTGATGAGGTGGTGATGCAGAGGCATTtaacgagaaaaagaagagagagaagcgcGCATAAGAATGAGCAGGAAGATCCCGATACGGGCCGGGCTTGGCGGGAGGCGCGAATTAGGGCCCACCCAGTTTCGGGCCGGGCCTGGAGGACATATTTGTGCCGCGGTCGACCCGGCCCGCTCTGGCCTTCCGTCCGCCCTTGGGGTAATTTACATATTATTATTGCCCCCCGAAGTTTTTAGGGTCGTTGCAAATTGCCCCGGGAGGATGTCTCGATTTTTTGCAATTTGCTACGCGAGTTTAAGAAATCAGCTGTCATTGGGCCCTTGGCATTGACTCCGACTGAGTTTTTGCTTGGAGCTTCCGAGGGCAAGTCGACATGTGAGTAATTATGATGGGCGAATTTGTCATATAAGTACATAAATATGGCAAAGAAAGTCGAAGAGTAATGTAGAATTATATTATGTATGAAAGTGTGTGGTTGAAGAATTGGCGAGAATTTAATTGGAGTTGATATTAAATACGCATTGGTATATAGTTTTGaaatatatcattatttgatCATGTGACTAATGATATGTGACCAACTCACCttctaatttcaaaatataattctttaccacaaatttcaaaaagtgaGGAGGCAgcttccaaaattttgaaatgccCGGAGGCAACTTTCCACAATTTAAAAAACTTGAAGGGCAAAAgtaattctctctttttacaATTACAATGGTCTAGTTTTCTAGAAACTCCTAACTTTAGGTTAATTTTAAATCTTCTCCGatttatttttgtctaaaatgaatttactttgGCTCTAGTTTCAATTCTATTTATGCGTCAAAAAGTATTTGTTTCAAGTCCATCGTCAATACTCTTATTTCTGTTCATTCTTGAtgctgaaaattttaaataaaccaATGGCAATTGTTGAATGTGTaggaaaatttaggattgagGTGAAAGTTGGACTAAAATTTGAGCATTATTTTTAGGTATTTAACCTTAAATATAACAGCTAACTACCCTCACTTTGGTTGAAACTGAAGGCGAAGCAGCAACCACCGCTCTCTTGCTTTGCTAACCGCCAACTGGACCAATCAACGCGCTTCCGCGCGTGCCGCGTCACTGTCGGAGAAATGAAAAAGAGCAACGACACGACGGCAAGGCGCCACGTCGGACGTTGACTTTTGTTGACCCGCactgaaaaatgatttctccaGAAACTCTTCGACTCGTTCCCGAACTCGAACGAGGAAAGGAGAGGCCACGAAGATGAAGCCGAACTGGAGAGACAAGGCTCTGTATCCGATCCTCGGCGGAGCCACCGTCCTCCTCATCCTCTATCTCAACTTCGACGAACCCAGCTTCGCCTTCCCGGTTCTATGGCTCCCGAAGATGGGCTTCGTAGGGACGAACTCGACCCGGTTCGTGGTGGTcgaggacggcggcggcggcggaggaggggcgGGTCGAGCCCAGTCGGCGGTGTACGTCAACGGGTGGAATTCGTACTGGTTGATGGAGGAGAGCGTGTGGGGCGGGCCGTCGAGGGGGAGGGTGTCGGAGATGATGAGGCGAGGGGCCGGGATGGGGATGACGGTGTGCCGGACGTGGGCGTTCAGCGACGGCGACGGGCCCAACGCGCTGCAGAGGTCGCCGGGCGTTTTCGACGAGAGGGTGTTCAGGGTCTGTGGAAATGAATTCTCTTgcgctctgttttttttttttttttcgagtgcaGTGTCGGTGGGTTGCCAAGTGCAGATCTTTTCTTTCCCCGTCGGTAGAATTGTTTGCACTGTTAGCCGCAGAAAGCGTTGGAGAACTTCATGATGTTGATTTAGAGATGGAAGTATTCGATCCTCGAATTTTAGGATCCGGTTAATGTTTGTTTCCGGGGTTTGAATTCGGTGGGAGTTACTTGAGCTTTGAATTAAAGAATTGCAGAACACCTCCTTTTCGTCGTTTTGTCGTAACGATATGGGCGTATAGGTGAAGTATCGggttcctcttggatgaatctcCGATGGAGAATTGCGAGAAGTTTTGTTGCAGCTACGAGTGTTAGCTGTAGACCGTAGAGATTACAGTAGAAAATAGTTTATACGGCTGCCGGAAATGTCTGTAAGTAGTGGGTCGAGCGAAGGGATGGGTGAATGGTGCTAACTTTGCGGTGGGGAGATGATCATCGAGATATAAAAATAGCTGTCCGTATGTTTGTACTCTATTCTCCCTGTGGTGGCTCTCCTGTGGAtataaatttcacttttttatgCAAGCAACATTCGGCAGGGACATTTCGAGGTTCTTAGCTTTGTTAATCTGATTTCAGGGATTAGATTATGTAATTGTTGAAGCTCAGAGGAATCGGGTGCGAGTAATCCTGAGCTTAGTCAACAATTTGAATGCATTTGGTGGTAAAGCACAGTATATCAGATGGGCACAAGAAGCTGGAGAGAATGTCTCTTCATCGGCAGATTCGTTTTTCTCGCATCCCACAATAAAGGAGTACTACAAGGCTTATGTCAAGGTAGATTGTGCTCTCATTTTTCT
Protein-coding regions in this window:
- the LOC104445649 gene encoding transcription initiation factor IIF subunit alpha isoform X1, which codes for MSFDLVLKPTCGGCGAAADLYGSNCKHMTLCSTCGKAMAESRAKCYECGATLTRLIREYNVRAGPSSEKNYFIGRFVSGLPNFSKKKSAENRWSAQKEGLQGRQVTDTLREKYKNKPWLLEDETGQSQYHGHLEGSQSATYYLLMLQGKEFAAIPAGSWYNFNKVAQYKQLTLEEAEEKMKNRKKTADGYQRWMMKAANNGAAAFGEVEKSEDKDGSGGGSGGGGGGRGRKKTSGNDDEGNASDKGEEDEEEEAARKSRLGLNKRAGDDDEEGPRGGDLDLDDDDIEKGDDWEHEEIFTDDDEAVGNDPHEREDLAPEAPPPPEIKDEEEEDEANEEEGGLSKSGKELKKLLGRASGVNDSDAEEDDDDEDMEDEVGFSPVLAPKQKEALKEEPAEESPSKPTPSASAKGTPPTSKSAKGKRKLNGDDAKSSNGAPQKKVKTETEAKSSVKDESVPTSKSSVASKATQSDSKSASTPPTGPVAEEEIRAFILQKAPVTTQDLVAKFKARLKSPEDKNAFADILRRISKIQKTNGSSYVVLREK
- the LOC104445649 gene encoding transcription initiation factor IIF subunit alpha isoform X2 is translated as MSFDLVLKPTCGGCGAAADLYGSNCKHMTLCSTCGKAMAESRAKCYECGATLTRLIREYNVRAGPSSEKNYFIGRFVSGLPNFSKKKSAENRWSAQKEGLQGRQVTDTLREKYKNKPWLLEDETGQSQYHGHLEGSQSATYYLLMLQGKEFAAIPAGSWYNFNKVAQYKQLTLEEAEEKMKNRKKTADGYQRWMMKAANNGAAAFGEVEKSEDKDGSGGGSGGGGGGRGRKKTSGNDDEGNASDKGEEDEEEEAARKSRLGLNKRAGDDDEEGPRGGDLDLDDDDIEKGDDWEHEEIFTDDDEAVGNDPHEREDLAPEAPPPPEIKDEEEEDEANEEEGGLSKSGKELKKLLGRASGVNDSDAEEDDDDEDMEDEVGFSPVLAPKQKEALKEEPAEESPSKPTPSASAKGTPPTSKSAKGKRKLNGDDAKSSNGAPQKKEAKSSVKDESVPTSKSSVASKATQSDSKSASTPPTGPVAEEEIRAFILQKAPVTTQDLVAKFKARLKSPEDKNAFADILRRISKIQKTNGSSYVVLREK